One window of the Pieris brassicae chromosome 2, ilPieBrab1.1, whole genome shotgun sequence genome contains the following:
- the LOC123720828 gene encoding all trans-polyprenyl-diphosphate synthase PDSS2-like, with protein MSYTMIRLLRRTVMLKPLSRSESTMTNLTQEEYVFRPPIAQWSKVIKEAEKIVGYPTSFMNLRWLLSDEFANLAMHLRKIVGSNHPIMKTAKTVLYNEHNNLQPWGLIILLLSKSVASKTTSLDANHISEQQRMLAELIEMIRTGHYIHRGLLNIPPEERQGNNDSLFANKIAILIGDYLLVTANGMLARLKNQDLSYLISTALRDLSEGEFFGPRDEQNMPIPSIPNQNKPDDFRIQCDTLPLEVKDVLGSPVREWTLRTLYNGGTLFGRGCQGAMFLAKQSIEEEQRAFLFGCHLCLAWQAVSDLQKFMDTKDMFSLVSAPVLFGLSHSPHLHTQVSNIKNINEVNYHKLKEDILNTNAIERTKLLYSEHADKAKRYVEFFGDNESVRTIKSMIKNS; from the exons ATGTCATACACTATGATCAGGCTTTTACGTCGGACAGTCATGTTAAAACCTCTTTCACGATCCGAAAGTACGATGACTAACCTCACACAAGAAGAATATGTATTTCGACCTCCTATCGCTCAATGGAGTAAAGTTATCAAAGAAGCTGAGAAAATTGTGGGATATCCAACATCGTTTATGAATTTGAGATGGTTGTTAAGTGATGAATTTGCTAATTTGGCCATGCATTTACGAAAAATC GTTGGGAGCAATCATCCAATTATGAAAACAGCTAAAACAGTCTTATACAatgaacataataatttacaaccTTGGGGTCTTATTATCCTACTATTATCAAAATCTGTTGCTTCCAAAACAACTTCACTTGATGCCAATCACATTTCTGAACAACAAAGAATGCTTGCTGAACTAATAGAAATGATAAGAACTGGCCATTACATTCATAGAGGATTGTTAAACATTCCTCCAGAAGAAAGACAAGGGAACAACGACTCCCTGTTTGCAAACAAAATTGCTATACTCATTggagattatttattagtaacagCTAATGGTATGCTTGCTAGGTTAAAAAATCAAGATTTgtcttatttaatatctacTGCATTGCGTGATTTAAGCGAAGGTGAATTCTTTGGGCCTAGAGATGAACAAAATATGCCTATACCAAGTATACCCAACCAAAACAAGCCTGACGACTTCAGAATACAATGTGATACATTACCATTAGAAGTAAAGGATGTATTAGGGTCTCCAGTACGTGAGTGGACATTACGAACATTGTATAATGGTGGTACTTTGTTTGGTCGAGGGTGCCAAGGTGCCATGTTTCTAGCAAAACAAAGCATTGAAGAAGAGCAAAGAGCATTTTTGTTTGGTTGCCATTTATGTTTAGCATGGCAAGCTGTAAGTGATCTACAAAAATTTATGGATACCAAAGATATGTTTTCTTTAGTTAGTGCACCAGTGTTGTTTGGTCTCTCTCATTCCCCACATTTACATACACAggtaagtaatataaaaaatataaatgaagtaAATTATCATAAGTTAAAAgaagatatattaaatacaaatgctATTGAACGTACtaagttattatattcagAACATGCAGATAAGGCTAAGCGTTATGTTGAGTTTTTTGGTGACAATGAATCAGTAAGAACTATCAAGAGtatgataaaaaattcatag
- the LOC123720189 gene encoding all trans-polyprenyl-diphosphate synthase PDSS2-like: MRVDRRDLMQMEKECHRKTHIHNYLPKLSCRKCHVLRAPPELDWRDVTTEAEQIVGYPTSFLNLRWLFNDEIANTAIHLRKLVGTNHPLLKSAKNLLIGSKSNLQSVGLIILLVSKAAGFDPAHHALETHDCGVLHSQRALAEIVEMKRTGHLIHKTMENLKNRQKFGDKYQDLLYGNKIVLLTGDYLLARCLQHLGGLRNNEVTELISTGLRDLVEGDFIGDHDDEHKPLPTKPKASNEIIENYDWESEENLAKLGSNTFLGQGKDEWLLRTMLTSGSLLGKGCQGAMKLANKGKQFEGDAYKIGGHLAIMWQLYLDIKDFFTHPYSYSLVGAPVTIALWEYPSIYGHIWTAKMEKKPVELKQLYYAVRATRSMEYISTLLDEELAAVIKYSAMFPVEDARLALQKMALTVHGETLQYMEK, translated from the exons GAGTGTCATAGAAAAACTCACATTCACAATTACTTACCTAAATTAAG TTGCCGCAAATGCCACGTGCTTCGCGCCCCACCAGAACTGGACTGGCGTGATGTAACTACGGAAGCAGAGCAGATAGTGGGCTATCCAACCTCATTCCTCAACCTTCGATGGCTATTCAACGATGAAATTGCAAACACCGCTATACATTTGCGGAAATTG GTAGGTACGAACCACCCCCTACTGAAATCGGCGAAAAATCTCTTGATCGGATCTAAAAGTAACCTACAATCGGTTGGTTTGATCATCCTCCTGGTGTCGAAAGCGGCTGGGTTCGACCCTGCACACCATGCATTAGAAACCCACGACTGTGGAGTCCTTCATTCCCAAAGGGCTCTCGCGGAGATAGTCGAAATGAAGAGGACGGGACACTTGATTCATAAGACTATGGAGAATCTTAAAAACAGGCAAAAGTTTGGGGATAAATATCAGGATTTGTTGTACGGGAACAAAATTGTTCTGCTAACAG gtgATTACCTCCTAGCTCGATGTCTCCAGCACCTTGGCGGTCTGCGTAATAACGAAGTGACGGAGCTGATCTCCACTGGTTTAAGGGATCTAGTAGAAGGAGACTTTATTGGTGACCATGACGATGAGCATAAACCGTTGCCAACAAAGCCCAAAG CCAGCAACGAAATTATAGAGAACTATGATTGGGAGAGTGAAGAGAATCTTGCAAAACTTGGCTCCAACACATTCCTTGGCCAAGGTAAAGACGAGTGGTTGCTACGCACTATGCTTACCTCTGGAAGCTTACTGGGCAAAGGATGTCAAGGGGCCATGAAACTCGCAAATAAGGGAAAGCAATTCGAAGGTGACGCCTACAAAATCGGCGGACATTTGGCCATAATGTGGCAACTCTACCTAGACATAAAAGACTTTTTTACACATCCATATTCATACTCTTTGGTCGGGGCGCCAGTGACCATTGCCTTATGGGAATATCCATCGATTTATGGGCATATTTGGACAGCTAAAATGGAAAAGAAGCCCGTAGAGCTTAAGCAGTTATATTACGCGGTACGTGCTACGAGATCTATGGAATATATTTCAACGTTATTGGATGAAGAGTTAGCAgcagttattaaatatagcgCCATGTTTCCCGTTGAAGACGCAAGATTGGCATTGCAAAAGATGGCGTTGACTGTCCACGGTGAAACTTTGCAGTATATGGAAAAATAA